A single region of the Candidatus Bathyarchaeota archaeon genome encodes:
- the pncA gene encoding bifunctional nicotinamidase/pyrazinamidase — MQNDFMPSGALPVDGGDEIIDPINSLAEDFNRHGEVVVLTQDWHPPGHLSFASSHDMEPYTPYSSEGIGPILWPDHCVRGSVGADFHPNINVTFANAIIRKGFRLNIDSYSVFVENDKKTVTGLSGYLKTLGKTRIFLCGLALDYCVFHSAMDGIGMGFEVVVPIDLSRAVDAPPGRLSEVLDLMVERGVQFVKSSNIVFQ, encoded by the coding sequence ATGCAGAATGACTTCATGCCGTCAGGGGCTTTACCTGTTGATGGAGGAGACGAAATAATAGATCCGATAAACAGTCTCGCTGAAGATTTTAACCGCCACGGCGAAGTCGTTGTTTTGACTCAAGACTGGCATCCTCCAGGACACTTGTCATTCGCCAGCAGCCATGATATGGAGCCTTACACTCCATACTCCTCTGAGGGTATAGGCCCCATCCTATGGCCAGACCATTGTGTCCGAGGCTCCGTTGGTGCAGACTTCCATCCGAATATAAATGTCACTTTTGCCAATGCCATCATTCGTAAAGGGTTTAGGCTGAACATAGACAGTTACTCAGTATTTGTTGAGAATGATAAGAAGACCGTTACGGGTCTCTCAGGTTACCTCAAGACCTTGGGGAAGACAAGGATATTTTTATGTGGTTTGGCCTTGGACTATTGTGTATTCCACTCTGCGATGGATGGTATAGGAATGGGTTTTGAAGTTGTTGTTCCAATAGACCTCTCAAGAGCGGTAGATGCTCCTCCAGGCCGCCTCTCTGAAGTGTTGGATCTTATGGTTGAGAGGGGAGTCCAATTCGTCAAGTCATCTAATATAGTCTTCCAGTAA